The following coding sequences lie in one Mus musculus strain C57BL/6J chromosome 11, GRCm38.p6 C57BL/6J genomic window:
- the Armc7 gene encoding armadillo repeat-containing protein 7 isoform X2, giving the protein MAQKPKIDPHVGRLGYLQALVTEFQETESQDAKEQVLANLANFAYDPGNYQYLRQLQVLDLFLDSLSEENETLIKFAIGQAGLELRDLPASSCLPSAGMKAMRSHRLPTVLTPRKSL; this is encoded by the exons ATGGCACAGAAACCCAAGATAGACCCCCACGTCGGGCGGCTAGGCTACTTGCAGGCGCTGGTCACAGAGTTCCAGGAAACCGAGAGCCAAG ATGCCAAGGAGCAAGTCCTCGCCAACCTCGCCAACTTCGCTTATGACCCGGGCAACTACCAGTACCTACGGCAACTACAAGTCCTGGACTTATTCCTTGATTCTCTGTCGGAAGAGAATGAAACCCTAATCAAGTTTGCTATTG gccaggctggccttgaactcagggatctgcctgcatctagctgtctcccaagtgctgggatgaaagccaTGCGCTCCCACCGCCTGCCCACCGTTTTAACCCCCAGGAAATCCCTTTGA
- the Slc16a5 gene encoding monocarboxylate transporter 6 isoform X1: protein MMLGGVLASLGMVVSTFSGSLTHLFLTAGVITGLGMCFSFQSSITVVGLYFVRRRPLANALASMGLSMGVTLWPLLARYLLETLGWRGAFLIFGGILLHCCVCGALLRPVATNEVPEPKEDPLLPPKIPTRSCLATCVSTIRYHLAFDILRHNMGFCIYVTGVTWMNLGFALPHIFLVPYAMHHGVDDYWAAMLMSIVGFCNIFLRPMAGLLLAGRKSLAAYRKYLFAVAILINGLTNLICTVSADFRVLLGYCLVYSLSMCGVGILVFQVLMDIVPMDRFPSALGLFTILCGVTSLISPPLAGLLLDKTNNFSYVFYMSSGFLVSGSLILGVGFYAAEKKKLKQDGQAKMENATSEMTPMHDLTSEDKDSAKKQPYPESIYMTNV from the exons ATGATGCTGGGGGGTGTGCTGGCCAGCCTGGGCATGGTAGTCAGCACCTTCTCTGGCTCGCTCACCCACCTCTTCCTCACCGCAGGAGTGATCACAG GCCTGGGCATGTGTTTCAGCTTCCAGTCGAGCATCACGGTAGTGGGCTTGTATTTTGTCCGCCGGCGGCCGCTAGCCAATGCACTGGCCTCCATGGGACTCTCCATGGGCGTCACCCTCTGGCCACTGCTGGCCCGATATCTTCTGGAAACCCTGGGCTGGAGGGGCGCCTTCCTCATCTTCGGTGGCATCTTACTCCACTGTTGTGTATGTGGAGCCTTGCTGAGGCCTGTTGCCACCAACGAGGTCCCCGAGCCCAAAGAGGATCCCCTTCTACCTCCCAAGATACCTACACGCAGCTGCCTGGCAACATGTGTCTCAACCATTCGGTACCACCTGGCCTTTGACATCCTTCGGCACAATATGGGCTTCTGCATATACGTCACGGGCGTGACGTGGATGAACCTGGGTTTTGCACTGCCACATATCTTCCTAGTGCCGTACGCTATGCATCATGGGGTGGACGACTATTGGGCAGCCATGCTCATGTCCATTGTTGGCTTCTGCAACATCTTCTTACGGCCAATGGCAGGGCTGCTGCTGGCAGGCAGGAAGAGCTTGGCTGCCTACCGGAAGTACCTGTTTGCTGTGGCGATCCTCATCAACGGGCTCACCAATCTAATATGCACGGTGTCAGCCGACTTCCGGGTGCTCCTGGGCTATTGCCTGGTGTACAGCCTGTCCATGTGTGGAGTTGGGATCCTCGTCTTCCAGGTTCTAATGGACATTGTCCCGATGGATCGGTTCCCCAGCGCCCTGGGCCTCTTCACCATCCTGTGTGGCGTGACTTCTCTCATCTCTCCACCATTGGCTG gattGCTGCTGGACAAGACCAACAACTTCAGCTACGTTTTCTATATGTCGAGTGGCTTCCTCGTCTCAGGCTCTCTTATCCTGGGTGTGGGCTTCTACGCCGCAGAGAAGAAGAAGCTGAAGCAAGATGGGCAAGCCAAAATGGAGAACGCTACCTCAGAGATGACCCCAATGCACGATCTCACCTCAGAAGACAAGGACAGTGCCAAGAAGCAACCGTACCCTGAAAGCATCTATATGACCAATGTCTGA
- the Armc7 gene encoding armadillo repeat-containing protein 7 isoform 1 (isoform 1 is encoded by transcript variant 1): MAQKPKIDPHVGRLGYLQALVTEFQETESQDAKEQVLANLANFAYDPGNYQYLRQLQVLDLFLDSLSEENETLIKFAIGGLCNLCADKANKEHVLQAGGLPLIIGCLSSPDEETVLSAVTTLMYLSSPGSRSHPELTSLPVVQCMLRFSISASTRLRNLAQIFLEDFCSPSQVAEAHSQQAHSALGIPLPKTEAPQQP; this comes from the exons ATGGCACAGAAACCCAAGATAGACCCCCACGTCGGGCGGCTAGGCTACTTGCAGGCGCTGGTCACAGAGTTCCAGGAAACCGAGAGCCAAG ATGCCAAGGAGCAAGTCCTCGCCAACCTCGCCAACTTCGCTTATGACCCGGGCAACTACCAGTACCTACGGCAACTACAAGTCCTGGACTTATTCCTTGATTCTCTGTCGGAAGAGAATGAAACCCTAATCAAGTTTGCTATTG GGGGGCTCTGCAACCTGTGCGCGGACAAGGCCAACAAGGAGCACGTCCTGCAGGCGGGGGGCCTCCCGCTCATCATCGGCTGCCTGTCCAGTCCTGACGAGGAGACGGTGCTGTCTGCTGTCACCACTCTCATGTACCTGAGCTCGCCAGGCTCCCGCTCCCATCCCGAGCTGACCTCCCTGCCCGTGGTCCAGTGCATGCTGCGCTTCTCCATCTCTGCCAGCACACGGCTCCGGAACCTGGCCCAGATATTCCTAGAGGACTTCTGCTCGCCGAGCCAGGTGGCTGAGGCCCACAGCCAGCAGGCCCATTCTGCCCTGGGGATCCCACTGCCAAAGACTGAGGCCCCACAGCAGCCCTGA
- the Slc16a5 gene encoding monocarboxylate transporter 6 isoform X3, with protein MARALEQADGRWAWVVLLSSLVTQALTLGFPTCIGVFFTDLQRDFQASNSETSWFPSILGAMVHGGGPLCSILVKHFGCRVTMMLGGVLASLGMVVSTFSGSLTHLFLTAGVITGLLLDKTNNFSYVFYMSSGFLVSGSLILGVGFYAAEKKKLKQDGQAKMENATSEMTPMHDLTSEDKDSAKKQPYPESIYMTNV; from the exons ATGGCCCGGGCCCTGGAACAAGCAGATGGCAGATGGGCCTGGGTGGTCCTCCTATCCTCCCTGGTGACGCAGGCCCTCACCCTGGGCTTCCCCACCTGCATCGGTGTCTTCTTCACTGATCTGCAGCGCGACTTTCAGGCCAGCAACAGTGAGACCTCGTGGTTTCCTTCCATCCTGGGAGCCATGGTCCACGGTGGGG GACCCCTGTGCAGCATCTTGGTCAAACATTTCGGCTGCCGAGTGACCATGATGCTGGGGGGTGTGCTGGCCAGCCTGGGCATGGTAGTCAGCACCTTCTCTGGCTCGCTCACCCACCTCTTCCTCACCGCAGGAGTGATCACAG gattGCTGCTGGACAAGACCAACAACTTCAGCTACGTTTTCTATATGTCGAGTGGCTTCCTCGTCTCAGGCTCTCTTATCCTGGGTGTGGGCTTCTACGCCGCAGAGAAGAAGAAGCTGAAGCAAGATGGGCAAGCCAAAATGGAGAACGCTACCTCAGAGATGACCCCAATGCACGATCTCACCTCAGAAGACAAGGACAGTGCCAAGAAGCAACCGTACCCTGAAAGCATCTATATGACCAATGTCTGA
- the Slc16a5 gene encoding monocarboxylate transporter 6 isoform 1 (isoform 1 is encoded by transcript variant 1) yields MARALEQADGRWAWVVLLSSLVTQALTLGFPTCIGVFFTDLQRDFQASNSETSWFPSILGAMVHGGGPLCSILVKHFGCRVTMMLGGVLASLGMVVSTFSGSLTHLFLTAGVITGLGMCFSFQSSITVVGLYFVRRRPLANALASMGLSMGVTLWPLLARYLLETLGWRGAFLIFGGILLHCCVCGALLRPVATNEVPEPKEDPLLPPKIPTRSCLATCVSTIRYHLAFDILRHNMGFCIYVTGVTWMNLGFALPHIFLVPYAMHHGVDDYWAAMLMSIVGFCNIFLRPMAGLLLAGRKSLAAYRKYLFAVAILINGLTNLICTVSADFRVLLGYCLVYSLSMCGVGILVFQVLMDIVPMDRFPSALGLFTILCGVTSLISPPLAGLLLDKTNNFSYVFYMSSGFLVSGSLILGVGFYAAEKKKLKQDGQAKMENATSEMTPMHDLTSEDKDSAKKQPYPESIYMTNV; encoded by the exons ATGGCCCGGGCCCTGGAACAAGCAGATGGCAGATGGGCCTGGGTGGTCCTCCTATCCTCCCTGGTGACGCAGGCCCTCACCCTGGGCTTCCCCACCTGCATCGGTGTCTTCTTCACTGATCTGCAGCGCGACTTTCAGGCCAGCAACAGTGAGACCTCGTGGTTTCCTTCCATCCTGGGAGCCATGGTCCACGGTGGGG GACCCCTGTGCAGCATCTTGGTCAAACATTTCGGCTGCCGAGTGACCATGATGCTGGGGGGTGTGCTGGCCAGCCTGGGCATGGTAGTCAGCACCTTCTCTGGCTCGCTCACCCACCTCTTCCTCACCGCAGGAGTGATCACAG GCCTGGGCATGTGTTTCAGCTTCCAGTCGAGCATCACGGTAGTGGGCTTGTATTTTGTCCGCCGGCGGCCGCTAGCCAATGCACTGGCCTCCATGGGACTCTCCATGGGCGTCACCCTCTGGCCACTGCTGGCCCGATATCTTCTGGAAACCCTGGGCTGGAGGGGCGCCTTCCTCATCTTCGGTGGCATCTTACTCCACTGTTGTGTATGTGGAGCCTTGCTGAGGCCTGTTGCCACCAACGAGGTCCCCGAGCCCAAAGAGGATCCCCTTCTACCTCCCAAGATACCTACACGCAGCTGCCTGGCAACATGTGTCTCAACCATTCGGTACCACCTGGCCTTTGACATCCTTCGGCACAATATGGGCTTCTGCATATACGTCACGGGCGTGACGTGGATGAACCTGGGTTTTGCACTGCCACATATCTTCCTAGTGCCGTACGCTATGCATCATGGGGTGGACGACTATTGGGCAGCCATGCTCATGTCCATTGTTGGCTTCTGCAACATCTTCTTACGGCCAATGGCAGGGCTGCTGCTGGCAGGCAGGAAGAGCTTGGCTGCCTACCGGAAGTACCTGTTTGCTGTGGCGATCCTCATCAACGGGCTCACCAATCTAATATGCACGGTGTCAGCCGACTTCCGGGTGCTCCTGGGCTATTGCCTGGTGTACAGCCTGTCCATGTGTGGAGTTGGGATCCTCGTCTTCCAGGTTCTAATGGACATTGTCCCGATGGATCGGTTCCCCAGCGCCCTGGGCCTCTTCACCATCCTGTGTGGCGTGACTTCTCTCATCTCTCCACCATTGGCTG gattGCTGCTGGACAAGACCAACAACTTCAGCTACGTTTTCTATATGTCGAGTGGCTTCCTCGTCTCAGGCTCTCTTATCCTGGGTGTGGGCTTCTACGCCGCAGAGAAGAAGAAGCTGAAGCAAGATGGGCAAGCCAAAATGGAGAACGCTACCTCAGAGATGACCCCAATGCACGATCTCACCTCAGAAGACAAGGACAGTGCCAAGAAGCAACCGTACCCTGAAAGCATCTATATGACCAATGTCTGA
- the Slc16a5 gene encoding monocarboxylate transporter 6 isoform 3 (isoform 3 is encoded by transcript variant 3) has product MARALEQADGRWAWVVLLSSLVTQALTLGFPTCIGVFFTDLQRDFQASNSETSWFPSILGAMVHGGGLLLDKTNNFSYVFYMSSGFLVSGSLILGVGFYAAEKKKLKQDGQAKMENATSEMTPMHDLTSEDKDSAKKQPYPESIYMTNV; this is encoded by the exons ATGGCCCGGGCCCTGGAACAAGCAGATGGCAGATGGGCCTGGGTGGTCCTCCTATCCTCCCTGGTGACGCAGGCCCTCACCCTGGGCTTCCCCACCTGCATCGGTGTCTTCTTCACTGATCTGCAGCGCGACTTTCAGGCCAGCAACAGTGAGACCTCGTGGTTTCCTTCCATCCTGGGAGCCATGGTCCACGGTGGGG gattGCTGCTGGACAAGACCAACAACTTCAGCTACGTTTTCTATATGTCGAGTGGCTTCCTCGTCTCAGGCTCTCTTATCCTGGGTGTGGGCTTCTACGCCGCAGAGAAGAAGAAGCTGAAGCAAGATGGGCAAGCCAAAATGGAGAACGCTACCTCAGAGATGACCCCAATGCACGATCTCACCTCAGAAGACAAGGACAGTGCCAAGAAGCAACCGTACCCTGAAAGCATCTATATGACCAATGTCTGA
- the Slc16a5 gene encoding monocarboxylate transporter 6 isoform 4 (isoform 4 is encoded by transcript variant 4) gives MMLGGVLASLGMVVSTFSGSLTHLFLTAGVITGLLLDKTNNFSYVFYMSSGFLVSGSLILGVGFYAAEKKKLKQDGQAKMENATSEMTPMHDLTSEDKDSAKKQPYPESIYMTNV, from the exons ATGATGCTGGGGGGTGTGCTGGCCAGCCTGGGCATGGTAGTCAGCACCTTCTCTGGCTCGCTCACCCACCTCTTCCTCACCGCAGGAGTGATCACAG gattGCTGCTGGACAAGACCAACAACTTCAGCTACGTTTTCTATATGTCGAGTGGCTTCCTCGTCTCAGGCTCTCTTATCCTGGGTGTGGGCTTCTACGCCGCAGAGAAGAAGAAGCTGAAGCAAGATGGGCAAGCCAAAATGGAGAACGCTACCTCAGAGATGACCCCAATGCACGATCTCACCTCAGAAGACAAGGACAGTGCCAAGAAGCAACCGTACCCTGAAAGCATCTATATGACCAATGTCTGA
- the Armc7 gene encoding armadillo repeat-containing protein 7 isoform X3, with protein MAQKPKIDPHVGRLGYLQALVTEFQETESQDAKEQVLANLANFAYDPGNYQYLRQLQGGSATCARTRPTRSTSCRRGASRSSSAACPVLTRRRCCLLSPLSCT; from the exons ATGGCACAGAAACCCAAGATAGACCCCCACGTCGGGCGGCTAGGCTACTTGCAGGCGCTGGTCACAGAGTTCCAGGAAACCGAGAGCCAAG ATGCCAAGGAGCAAGTCCTCGCCAACCTCGCCAACTTCGCTTATGACCCGGGCAACTACCAGTACCTACGGCAACTACAA GGGGGCTCTGCAACCTGTGCGCGGACAAGGCCAACAAGGAGCACGTCCTGCAGGCGGGGGGCCTCCCGCTCATCATCGGCTGCCTGTCCAGTCCTGACGAGGAGACGGTGCTGTCTGCTGTCACCACTCTCATGTACCTGA
- the Slc16a5 gene encoding monocarboxylate transporter 6 isoform 2 (isoform 2 is encoded by transcript variant 2) — translation MCFSFQSSITVVGLYFVRRRPLANALASMGLSMGVTLWPLLARYLLETLGWRGAFLIFGGILLHCCVCGALLRPVATNEVPEPKEDPLLPPKIPTRSCLATCVSTIRYHLAFDILRHNMGFCIYVTGVTWMNLGFALPHIFLVPYAMHHGVDDYWAAMLMSIVGFCNIFLRPMAGLLLAGRKSLAAYRKYLFAVAILINGLTNLICTVSADFRVLLGYCLVYSLSMCGVGILVFQVLMDIVPMDRFPSALGLFTILCGVTSLISPPLAGLLLDKTNNFSYVFYMSSGFLVSGSLILGVGFYAAEKKKLKQDGQAKMENATSEMTPMHDLTSEDKDSAKKQPYPESIYMTNV, via the exons ATGTGTTTCAGCTTCCAGTCGAGCATCACGGTAGTGGGCTTGTATTTTGTCCGCCGGCGGCCGCTAGCCAATGCACTGGCCTCCATGGGACTCTCCATGGGCGTCACCCTCTGGCCACTGCTGGCCCGATATCTTCTGGAAACCCTGGGCTGGAGGGGCGCCTTCCTCATCTTCGGTGGCATCTTACTCCACTGTTGTGTATGTGGAGCCTTGCTGAGGCCTGTTGCCACCAACGAGGTCCCCGAGCCCAAAGAGGATCCCCTTCTACCTCCCAAGATACCTACACGCAGCTGCCTGGCAACATGTGTCTCAACCATTCGGTACCACCTGGCCTTTGACATCCTTCGGCACAATATGGGCTTCTGCATATACGTCACGGGCGTGACGTGGATGAACCTGGGTTTTGCACTGCCACATATCTTCCTAGTGCCGTACGCTATGCATCATGGGGTGGACGACTATTGGGCAGCCATGCTCATGTCCATTGTTGGCTTCTGCAACATCTTCTTACGGCCAATGGCAGGGCTGCTGCTGGCAGGCAGGAAGAGCTTGGCTGCCTACCGGAAGTACCTGTTTGCTGTGGCGATCCTCATCAACGGGCTCACCAATCTAATATGCACGGTGTCAGCCGACTTCCGGGTGCTCCTGGGCTATTGCCTGGTGTACAGCCTGTCCATGTGTGGAGTTGGGATCCTCGTCTTCCAGGTTCTAATGGACATTGTCCCGATGGATCGGTTCCCCAGCGCCCTGGGCCTCTTCACCATCCTGTGTGGCGTGACTTCTCTCATCTCTCCACCATTGGCTG gattGCTGCTGGACAAGACCAACAACTTCAGCTACGTTTTCTATATGTCGAGTGGCTTCCTCGTCTCAGGCTCTCTTATCCTGGGTGTGGGCTTCTACGCCGCAGAGAAGAAGAAGCTGAAGCAAGATGGGCAAGCCAAAATGGAGAACGCTACCTCAGAGATGACCCCAATGCACGATCTCACCTCAGAAGACAAGGACAGTGCCAAGAAGCAACCGTACCCTGAAAGCATCTATATGACCAATGTCTGA
- the Armc7 gene encoding armadillo repeat-containing protein 7 isoform 2 (isoform 2 is encoded by transcript variant 2), producing MAQKPKIDPHVGRLGYLQALVTEFQETESQDAKEQVLANLANFAYDPGNYQYLRQLQVLDLFLDSLSEENETLIKFAIV from the exons ATGGCACAGAAACCCAAGATAGACCCCCACGTCGGGCGGCTAGGCTACTTGCAGGCGCTGGTCACAGAGTTCCAGGAAACCGAGAGCCAAG ATGCCAAGGAGCAAGTCCTCGCCAACCTCGCCAACTTCGCTTATGACCCGGGCAACTACCAGTACCTACGGCAACTACAAGTCCTGGACTTATTCCTTGATTCTCTGTCGGAAGAGAATGAAACCCTAATCAAGTTTGCTATTG TCTAA
- the Nt5c gene encoding 5'(3')-deoxyribonucleotidase, cytosolic type — MAVKRPVRVLVDMDGVLADFESGLLQGFRRRFPEEPHVPLEQRRGFLANEQYGALRPDLAEKVASVYESPGFFLNLEPIPGALDALREMNDMKDTEVFICTTPLLKYDHCVGEKYRWVEQNLGPEFVERIILTRDKTVVMGDLLIDDKDNIQGLEETPSWEHILFTCCHNQHLALPPTRRRLLSWSDNWRGIIESKRASL; from the exons ATGGCGGTGAAGCGGCCCGTGCGCGTGCTGGTGGACATGGACGGCGTGCTAGCTGATTTCGAGTCCGGCCTCCTGCAGGGTTTTCGCCGCCGCTTTCCCGAGGAACCGCACGTGCCGCTGGAACAGCGCCGGGGCTTCCTCGCCAACGAGCAGTACGGAGCTCTGAGGCCGGACCTGGCG GAAAAAGTGGCCAGTGTGTATGAATCTCCAGGCTTTTTCCTAAACTTGGAGCCCATCCCTGGGGCCTTGGACGCTTTGCGAGAGATGAACGACATGAAAGA CACCGAGGTCTTCATCTGCACCACCCCACTGCTGAAGTACGACCACTGTGTGGGCGAGAAG TACCGCTGGGTGGAGCAGAACCTGGGGCCAGAGTTTGTGGAGCGGATTATCTTGACTAGGGACAAGACGGTGGTCATGGGAGACCTGCTCATTGATGACAAAGACAACATTCAAG GCCTAGAGGAGACCCCAAGCTGGGAGCACATCTTGTTCACCTGCTGCCACAATCAGCACCTGGCCCTGCCCCCCACCAGGAGACGGCTGCTTTCCTGGAGTGACAACTGGAGGGGGATCATTGAGAGCAAGCGAGCCAGCCTGTGA
- the Armc7 gene encoding armadillo repeat-containing protein 7 isoform X1: MAQKPKIDPHVGRLGYLQALVTEFQETESQGGLCNLCADKANKEHVLQAGGLPLIIGCLSSPDEETVLSAVTTLMYLSSPGSRSHPELTSLPVVQCMLRFSISASTRLRNLAQIFLEDFCSPSQVAEAHSQQAHSALGIPLPKTEAPQQP; the protein is encoded by the exons ATGGCACAGAAACCCAAGATAGACCCCCACGTCGGGCGGCTAGGCTACTTGCAGGCGCTGGTCACAGAGTTCCAGGAAACCGAGAGCCAAG GGGGGCTCTGCAACCTGTGCGCGGACAAGGCCAACAAGGAGCACGTCCTGCAGGCGGGGGGCCTCCCGCTCATCATCGGCTGCCTGTCCAGTCCTGACGAGGAGACGGTGCTGTCTGCTGTCACCACTCTCATGTACCTGAGCTCGCCAGGCTCCCGCTCCCATCCCGAGCTGACCTCCCTGCCCGTGGTCCAGTGCATGCTGCGCTTCTCCATCTCTGCCAGCACACGGCTCCGGAACCTGGCCCAGATATTCCTAGAGGACTTCTGCTCGCCGAGCCAGGTGGCTGAGGCCCACAGCCAGCAGGCCCATTCTGCCCTGGGGATCCCACTGCCAAAGACTGAGGCCCCACAGCAGCCCTGA
- the Nt5c gene encoding 5'(3')-deoxyribonucleotidase, cytosolic type isoform X1 yields MAVKRPVRVLVDMDGVLADFESGLLQGFRRRFPEEPHVPLEQRRGFLANEQYGALRPDLAEKVASVYESPGFFLNLEPIPGALDALREMNDMKDTEVFICTTPLLKYDHCVGEKYRWVEQNLGPEFVERIILTRDKTVVMGDLLIDDKDNIQERTLSLLPRPRGDPKLGAHLVHLLPQSAPGPAPHQETAAFLE; encoded by the exons ATGGCGGTGAAGCGGCCCGTGCGCGTGCTGGTGGACATGGACGGCGTGCTAGCTGATTTCGAGTCCGGCCTCCTGCAGGGTTTTCGCCGCCGCTTTCCCGAGGAACCGCACGTGCCGCTGGAACAGCGCCGGGGCTTCCTCGCCAACGAGCAGTACGGAGCTCTGAGGCCGGACCTGGCG GAAAAAGTGGCCAGTGTGTATGAATCTCCAGGCTTTTTCCTAAACTTGGAGCCCATCCCTGGGGCCTTGGACGCTTTGCGAGAGATGAACGACATGAAAGA CACCGAGGTCTTCATCTGCACCACCCCACTGCTGAAGTACGACCACTGTGTGGGCGAGAAG TACCGCTGGGTGGAGCAGAACCTGGGGCCAGAGTTTGTGGAGCGGATTATCTTGACTAGGGACAAGACGGTGGTCATGGGAGACCTGCTCATTGATGACAAAGACAACATTCAAG AGCGCACGCTGTCTTTACTGCCCAGGCCTAGAGGAGACCCCAAGCTGGGAGCACATCTTGTTCACCTGCTGCCACAATCAGCACCTGGCCCTGCCCCCCACCAGGAGACGGCTGCTTTCCTGGAGTGA